One genomic region from Prunus persica cultivar Lovell chromosome G3, Prunus_persica_NCBIv2, whole genome shotgun sequence encodes:
- the LOC18784074 gene encoding transcription factor MYB113 codes for MGGNNLDVKKGAWTKEEDALLSKCMENHGEGKWHEVPYKAGLNRCRKSCRLRWLNYVKPNIKRGEFTEDEVDLIIRLHKLLGNRWALIAGRLPGRTSNGVKNYWNTRRRTNSLLKTTTKEKFQETIKPIVTRPQPRSFTKSSNCSSFEEPVLDHTQLEENFSTPSQTSPSTRIGNDWWDTFLDDKDATETATGSGPGFDEELLTSFWVDDDMPQSARTCINFSEEELSISDFSFNLDLWNHSKEE; via the exons ATGGGGGGAAATAACTTGGATGTGAAAAAAGGAGCTTGGACTAAAGAGGAAGATGCTCTTCTGAGCAAGTGCATGGAGAATCATGGAGAAGGAAAGTGGCACGAGGTTCCTTACAAAGCAG GCTTAAACAGATGCAGGAAGAGCTGTAGACTAAGGTGGTTGAACTATGTGAAGCCAAATATCAAGAGAGGAGAGTTTACAGAGGATGAAGTAGATCTAATAATTAGGCTTCACAAGCTTTTAGGAAACAG GTGGGCACTGATTGCTGGAAGACTTCCAGGAAGGACATCGAACGGTGTGAAAAATTATTGGAACACCCGACGGCGGACGAATTCTCTCCTGAAAACGACTACGAAAGAAAAATTCCAAGAAACAATAAAGCCCATCGTCACAAGGCCTCAACCGCGAAGTTTCACCAAAAGTTCAAATTGTTCGAGTTTTGAAGAACCAGTTTTGGACCATACTCAACTAGAAGAAAATTTTAGTACGCCATCACAAACATCACCATCAACAAGGATTGGAAATGATTGGTGGGATACCTTTTTAGATGACAAGGATGCTACTGAAACAGCTACAGGTTCTGGTCCTGGGTTTGATGAAGAACTGCTCACGAGTTTTTGGGTTGATGATGATATGCCACAATCGGCAAGAACATGCATCAATTTTTCTGAAGAAGAACTGAGTATAAGTGATTTCTCTTTTAACTTGGACCTTTGGAATCattcaaaagaagaataa